In Silene latifolia isolate original U9 population chromosome X, ASM4854445v1, whole genome shotgun sequence, the following proteins share a genomic window:
- the LOC141617141 gene encoding uncharacterized protein LOC141617141: MVVNTPVVENSLPRRFISRLMRNEDGGKRFTTGGVTFMEALSTSMHKARLGLIECRNMEKEESSKSITENGLHKGGRIWLIWDPKAFDVEIIDVAVQSIHTKVLDKARRKEFWFTVVYGLNKQAERHPLWDSLRQYCKIVRGPWVVGGDFNAVMASNERIGGAHISHAEMAPLSQVYSRLDRVLVNVDWLDIFPDSFVHFLPEGLFDHYPGLVHLEGEVLRRGSPFKYFNMWSLAPDYDSIVRNGWSKESHGTPMFRVVQKLKGLKNGLRKLNKEHFGDIENLTHITEIALQQFQIQLIQDPLNEDLCKSEKDCAKDLADLKVARDQYLRQKAKYEWMQSGDDNTSYFHARITRRRAKNRVFQIRDMDQNMCDDPDAIQAAFEQYYKVLLGTSKKVTNINKKVVASGHCLTQAHCDILLAPVNGDEIKQAMYAIPGTKSPGPDGYTSQFFKDNWDIVGPDVIAAVKGVFQSGQLLKQCNTTILTLIPKTELPDSVLQFRPIACCNTIYKCLSKVLCARLGQVLPDVISSSQSAFIKGRDIVGNILICQDLIKLYKRKSCSLRIMMKLDLQKAYDSVEWSFVTDMMEAMDDLILFCKGDKASITLMLKAFDYFSKASGLSMNKSKSNFYCNGIDEIFWIEAVCRDFLWHGTDQSESPALVSWEQVCKPKKQGGMGLKDLHLWNVASIGKYAWWVTQKKDHLWVIWVHAVYIKQTDWMNYKPGVGSSWAWRKICQVKDMFKELYTDGNGLAHYSVSIGYKWLKPDGEKVPWYPWVLNRWIIPKHAFLCWLVAHQRLLTQDRLCRMKIITSNRCFLCGTQEENHNHLFFECYYSKQCLKCISDWCNIKLPDTKCIQWMINWRQPSACKKMVIDVVLACLMYQIWQMRNTSRVDGFIWRPTVLVDRVKHEVKIRLRHCDIKTRNANVLVWLDHLQKA, from the exons ATGGTTGTCAATACTCCTGTGGTGGAGAACTCTCTTCCTAGACGATTCATATCAAGATTGATGAGAAATGAGGATGGTGGGAAGAGATTTACCACTGGGGGAGTGACCTTTATGGAGGCTTTGTCTACCTCTATGCATAAGGCTAGACTGGGTTTGATTGAATGCAGGAATATGGAGAAGGAGGAGTCCAGCAAATCTATAACTGAGAATGG TCTGCATAAAGGGGGAAGGATTTGGCTTATTTGGGATCCTAAAGCTTTTGATGTTGAAATTATTGATGTTGCTGTTCAGAGCATTCATACTAAGGTTCTGGATAAAGCAAGGAGAAAAGAATTTTGGTTTACTGTTGTTTATGGATTGAATAAGCAGGCTGAAAGACATCCTTTATGGGATAGTCTAAGGCAATATTGTAAGATTGTGAGAGGGCCTTGGGTAGTTGGAGGTGACTTCAATGCAGTCATGGCTAGCAATGAAAGAATTGGGGGGGCTCATATTTCTCATGCTGAGATGGCTCCTCTATCCCAG GTTTATAGCAGGTTGGATAGGGTCCTAGTTAATGTGGATTGGTTGGATATTTTCCCTGATAGTTTTGTGCACTTTTTGCCTGAAGGCTTGTTTGATCATTACCCTGGGCTTGTGCATCTAGAGGGGGAAGTGCTTAGAAGAGGCTCTCCTtttaaatacttcaatatgtggtCTTTAGCCCCAGACTATGATAGCATTGTTAGGAATGGATGGAGTAAGGAGAGTCATGGAACTCCAATGTTTAGAGTTGTCCAAAAATTGAAGGGTTTGAAAAATGGTTTGAGAAAATTGAATAAGGAGCACTTTGGGGACATTGAGAATCTTACTCATATTACTGAGATTGCCTTACAGCAATTCCAAATTCAGTTGATACAAGACCCCCTCAATGAAGATTTGTGTAAGTCTGAAAAGGATTGTGCTAAAGATCTTGCTGATCTCAAAGTTGCTAGAGATCAATACTTGAGACAAAAAGCTAAATATGAGTGGATGCAATCTGGAGATGATAACACCTCATATTTCCATGCCCGGATTACAAGACGAAGGGCCAAGAATAGGGTGTTTCAAATCAGGGATATGGATCAAAACATGTGTGATGACCCTGATGCTATCCAGGCAgcttttgagcaatattataaaGTGCTGCTGGGTACTTCTAAAAAGGTTACTAATATTAATAAGAAGGTTGTGGCATCTGGTCATTGTCTAACTCAGGCACACTGTGACATATTGTTAGCTCCTGTAAATGGTGATGAGATAAAACAGGCTATGTATGCCATTCCAGGTACTAAATCCCcaggacctgatggctatactagtCAGTTTTTTAAAGATAATTGGGACATTGTTGGACCTGATGTGATTGCTGCTGTAAAGGGGGTTTTCCAGTCTGGACAGCTGTTAAAACAATGCAACACTACTATCCTCACTCTTATCCCAAAAACTGAGCTCCCTGACAGTGTATTGCAATTCAGGCCAATTGCCTGTTGTAATACAATTTATAAATGTCTCTCTAAGGTGTTATGTGCAAGGCTTGGCCAGGTTCTTCCTGATGTGATTAGTTCATCTCAGAGTGCTTTCATAAAAGGAAGAGACATTGTTGGCAATATCCTGATTTGTCAGGATTTGATCAAGCTATACAAGAGGAAGAGCTGTTCACTTAGAATCATGATGAAACTTGACCTTCAAAAAGCTTATGATTCAGTTGAATGGAGTTTTGTGACTGACATGATGGAGGCTATGG ATGACCTGATTTTGTTCTGTAAAGGAGATAAAGCTTCAATCACTCTGATGCTAAAAGCTTTTGACTATTTTTCTAAAGCATCAGGTCTAAGTATGAATAAGAGTAAGTCCAATTTTTACTGCAATGGGATTGATGAAATCTTTTG GATTGAGGCAGTTTGCAGAGATTTTTTGTGGCATGGAACTGATCAAAGTGAAAGTCCTGCTCTAGTCTCCTGGGAACAGGTTTGTAAACCAAAGAAACAAGGTGGCATGGGACTCAAGGATCTGCACCTATGGAATGTGGCCAGTATTGGCAAATATGCATGGTGGGTAACTCAGAAGAAAGACCATCTATGGGTCATATGGGTGCACGCTGTGTATATTAAACAGACTGATTGGATGAATTATAAACCTGGAGTGGGCAGTAGTTGGGCCTGGAGAAAAATTTGCCAGGTCAAAGACATGTTCAAAGAGCTTTATACTGATGGGAATGGCTTAGCACACTATTCTGTTAGTATTGGTTACAAATGGTTAAAACCTGATGGAGAGAAAGTTCCTTGGTACCCATGGGTTCTTAACAGATGGATTATTCCTAAACATGCCTTCCTATGTTGGCTAGTGGCTCATCAAAGGCTACTCACGCAAGACAGGCTGTGCAGGATGAAGATTATTACTAGCAACAGATGTTTCCTATGTGGCACTCAGGAAGAGAATCATAATCATCTTTTTTTTGAATGCTACTATAGCAAACAGTGTCTTAAATGTATCAGTGACTGGTGTAACATTAAGCTACCTGACACGAAGTGTATCCAGTGGATGATCAATTGGAGGCAGCCTTCTGCTTGCAAGAAGATGGTGATTGATGTGGTCTTAGCTTGCTTGATGTATCAGATATGGCAGATGAGGAATACTAGCAGGGTGGATGGATTTATTTGGCGACCAACAGTTCTTGTTGACAGGGTGAAGCATGAAGTTAAGATTAGACTTAGACATTGTGACATTAAAACTCGAAATGCAAATGTATTAGTCTGGCTTGATCATCTTCAGAAGGCCTAA